ATGGTTACTGACTTCGTCAGTTTCATCTACAACCTCAAAACAGTGTTTTGAGCAGCCTGCGGCTAGCTTCCTAGTTTGCTCTTTGATTTTCATTGAGTAGCAATCCTGTCTTTCATGGCAGGATTTTTTCTATGTCAAAAAAGCAAGTCGATTGACCTGCTTCTGATTTACTCTTCTTGTGCTAATGCTTTAAAATCTTGTCCTAGGATGGGTTGTATTTCTAATTGATTGGCATCTAATTGGTGGTAAGATGCTGATGGTAATGACTCTAGGAATTTTGCATAGTCCAAGCGGGCAATGGCTTCATAGTCTTCTGGTTTAGAGCCGTCTCCTGTAATTTGAACCAAGTCAATCTCCCACTGAACTTCCTTATCTAGCAATTGCTCAATATAGGTAGCAGGAACAAATGGTTCTCTCGGTAATACTGTCTTGACTCCTTGAGCCAGATGGTAAACACCGTGAACTTGTCCTTCTCCATCCTGATAGAAGGAAACTCTTGCAAAGTAAGCATCTGTCTCTTGAACTGCACGTACACGTGCTTCAAACTGTGCCAAACCATCTGCCTCTAAAAAGCTTTTCAAGTCCTCATGACTAAAGAAAACAGGATTAAAAATTCCTTGGCAAATCGTAAAACGAGCTGCAGTATCTGCTAGATGGGCTTGGATACTTGCTTGGAAATAAGCTTCAAAATCAAAACCATCTAGTCCTTCAATCTCAGTTCCTGTATAAGCAAGCAGGGCTTCTAAAAATGCTTTGATAATCTGCCAGTCTGTCTTCGTGAGTAGGTCAGGAAGATCGACACGATATGCCTTTTGATCATCAGCATAACTGACCTTAAAGAGAAATTGTGATTGCCCCACTATCGCACACTCAATATATTCAAGACGGCTAAGAGGCTGACGAAGATAGACAGCATCATAGCTATGTGACTCCAAACCATCTACCAAGGCCAAGATGGACTTGGCAGTCAAAATCTCTTGTTCTCCTAAAATGCTCTGTTTATTTGGAATAAAAAATGTTTTCGTCATAACTGGACTCCTTTGAAATCGTTTACATATAGTATACCTTATTTTTCTGAAAGATACAAAAACAAACTTTATACTCTTCAAAAATCAAATTCAAACCGCGTCAGCTTCGCCTTGCCGTACTCAAGTACAGCCTGCGGCTAGCTTCCTAGTTTGCTCTTTGATTTTCATTGAGTATTAATTTTTGAGTAAAAAGCATAGAAAAACAGCCCCTAAGGACTGTTTAATCTTATACAGTAGCTGCTTGATCCAAGCTTTCACCGATAGCGGCTAGGCGCTCGACAACTTCAGCTTGTGTCAATTCATGTTCTGAAACATAGCGGTTACGTGGGTGAACACGGCACTCGTGTGAACATCCACGAAGGTACTTGTCTTCATTTTCTTCTGATGTCAAGATACGACGGTTACAGAATGGATTTCCACAGTTGACATAACGTTCACATGGTGTTCCATCAAACCAGTCTTTCCCTACGATAGTTGGGTTGACATGGTTGACATCTACGGCGATACGCTCGTCAAAGACGTACATTTTCCCATCCCAAAGCTCACCTTGGACTTCTGGATCTTTACCGTAAGTTGCAATTCCTCCGTGCAATTGGCCGACATCTTTGTAGCCTTCACGGACCATCCAGCCTGAGAATTTCTCACAGCGAACCCCACCTGTACAGTAAACCACGACACGCTTGTCCATGAATTTTTCTTTGTTATCACGAACCCATTGTGGCAACTCACGGAAGTTGCGGATATCTGGGCGGATAGCCCCACGGAAGTGTCCTAGGTCGTACTCATAATCGTTACGTGTGTCAAGGACAACTGTATCTTCGTCAAGAAGAGCTTCTTTGAACTCTTTTGGAGACAAGTAAGCACCTGTTGTTTCAAGTGGGTTGATGTCATTGTCAAAGTCGTTGTCTTCCAAACCAAGGTGGACAATTTCTTTCTTATAGCGAACAAACATCTTCTTGAAAGCTTGTTCACTTTCTTCGTCAATCTTGAACCAGAGGTCTTCCATTCCTGGGAGACTGTGAACGTAGTCCATGTATTTTTGAGTTGTTTCGTAGTCACCTGAAACTGTTCCGTTAATCCCCTCGTCAGCAACTAGGATACGGCCTTTAAGACCGATTGATTTACAGAAAGCCAAGTGGTCTGCAGCAAATTGCTCTGCATTTTCAATTGGAGTATAAAGGTAGTAAAGTAAGACACGAATATCTTTTGCCATAAGATTTGTTCTCTTTTCTATTCTTAAATTTTCAGAATTTTTCATCTAACTATACTAGTATACCTGCTTGAGAAAACGAATGCAATTTATTTGACTGGAAATTGTAGAAAGGGATTTATCCCTGCACTCCATCAGTAACCATAACGAATCGCCGACAGTTCTCTTAATTTCTTTATCTGCTCGGCTTGACTTTCTGACAAACTCAGCTTGTTATCAATCAACACACGTGAGATATCAACATTCATTTGACTCAGAATAAACGGAGTAGAGGTCCCATCGTTCTTTAATCTTCTTTTATAAATCACTAACTGATTTTTCAGGGGAGCAAGTTGAGGCGCAGCCTTTATATCTTCCAATAGATAATCAACGACCGTCATGGCTTCACTACGTCTTTCGCTTCCTCCGGCAAACCATTTTAATGGTGTCATACTCATTTTCCTCCTGAAATATTTGAAAAACTATCATTCCTAGCTCTCATGCTAGTATTTTACCCAAACACCCTATGTAAAAAAGTCAGCAAAAATGGTAATGTCGCGAAAATATTATTAATCACATGCACCGCATAGGATGGATAAATACTCTTGGTATAGCGGGTCAAACTAGCAAAGATGATGCCAGATGTTGCAAAGACGAAGATATCTAACAAACTAGGTAGGCTTGAAAAATGAGGAAGAGCAAATAAAATTGACGGAAGAAGCAAATCAAGGCCAAATCTCGAATGCTTAA
The Streptococcus toyakuensis genome window above contains:
- a CDS encoding DUF4299 domain-containing protein, with product MTKTFFIPNKQSILGEQEILTAKSILALVDGLESHSYDAVYLRQPLSRLEYIECAIVGQSQFLFKVSYADDQKAYRVDLPDLLTKTDWQIIKAFLEALLAYTGTEIEGLDGFDFEAYFQASIQAHLADTAARFTICQGIFNPVFFSHEDLKSFLEADGLAQFEARVRAVQETDAYFARVSFYQDGEGQVHGVYHLAQGVKTVLPREPFVPATYIEQLLDKEVQWEIDLVQITGDGSKPEDYEAIARLDYAKFLESLPSASYHQLDANQLEIQPILGQDFKALAQEE
- a CDS encoding rhodanese-related sulfurtransferase — protein: MAKDIRVLLYYLYTPIENAEQFAADHLAFCKSIGLKGRILVADEGINGTVSGDYETTQKYMDYVHSLPGMEDLWFKIDEESEQAFKKMFVRYKKEIVHLGLEDNDFDNDINPLETTGAYLSPKEFKEALLDEDTVVLDTRNDYEYDLGHFRGAIRPDIRNFRELPQWVRDNKEKFMDKRVVVYCTGGVRCEKFSGWMVREGYKDVGQLHGGIATYGKDPEVQGELWDGKMYVFDERIAVDVNHVNPTIVGKDWFDGTPCERYVNCGNPFCNRRILTSEENEDKYLRGCSHECRVHPRNRYVSEHELTQAEVVERLAAIGESLDQAATV
- a CDS encoding bacteriocin immunity protein; its protein translation is MTPLKWFAGGSERRSEAMTVVDYLLEDIKAAPQLAPLKNQLVIYKRRLKNDGTSTPFILSQMNVDISRVLIDNKLSLSESQAEQIKKLRELSAIRYGY